One Molothrus ater isolate BHLD 08-10-18 breed brown headed cowbird chromosome 13, BPBGC_Mater_1.1, whole genome shotgun sequence DNA window includes the following coding sequences:
- the SPG21 gene encoding maspardin, whose translation MGEIKVSPDYNWFRSTVPLKKIIVDDDDSKVWSLYDAGPRSIRCPLIFLPPVSGTADVFFQQILALTGWGYRVIALQYPVYWDHLEFCDGFRKLLDHLQLDKVHLFGASLGGFLAQKFAEYTHKSPRVQSLILCNAFSDTSIFNQTWTANSFWLMPAFMLKKIVLGNFASGPLDPEMADGIDFMVDRLESLGQSELASRLTLNCQNSYVEPHKIRDIPVTIMDVFDQSALSTEAKEEMYKLYPNARRAHLKTGGNFPYLCRSAEVNLYIQIHLLQFHGTRYAAIDPSMVSAEELEVQKISLHTSNEHEEQ comes from the exons ATTATAGTGGATGATGATGACAGCAAAGTCTGGTCACTGTATGATGCAGGGCCAAGGAGCATTCGCTGCCCACTCATATTTCTCCCTCCTGTGAGTGGGACTGCAGATGTGTTTTTCCAGCAAATTCTGGCACTGACTGGATGGGGCTACAGAGTTATTGCT TTACAGTATCCAGTGTACTGGGATCACCTTGAGTTCTGTGATGGATTCAGGAAACTCTTAGACCACCTTCAGCTGGATAAA GTTCACCTTTTTGGCGCTTCTCTGGGAGGCTTCTTGGCTCAGAAGTTTGCTGAATACACACACAAATCTCCCAGAGTTCAATCTCTGATCTTGTGTAATGCCTTTAGTGACACTTCTATTTTCAATCAGACATGGACAGCAAACAG cTTTTGGCTGATGCCTGCttttatgctgaaaaaaattGTCCTTGGGAATTTTGCATCTGGTCCTCTAGATCCTGAGATGGCCGATGGGATTGATTTCATGGTGGACAGG CTGGAGAGCCTGGGCCAGAGCGAGCTGGCCTCAAGACTCACCCTCAACTGCCAGAACTCCTATGTAGAACCTCACAAAATCCGAGACATCCCTGTAACCATTATGGAT GTGTTCGACCAAAGCGCGCTTTCAACggaagcaaaagaagaaatgtatAAGCTTTACCCTAATGCCAGAAGAGCTCACCTCAAAACAGGAGGCAACTTCCCCTACCTCTGCAGGAGTGCTGAGGTCAACTTGTATATTCAA ATCCATTTGCTGCAGTTCCACGGCACCCGGTATGCAGCCATTGATCCCTCCATGGTCAGTGCAGAAGAGCTGGAAGTCCAGAAGATCAGCCTTCACACCAGCAACGAGCACGAGGAGCAGTAG
- the ANKDD1A gene encoding ankyrin repeat and death domain-containing protein 1A isoform X1: MGDDLASEGDTLLQSEKEFHDAAKRNDTVRMEELIRRGVDIKAKNNAERTALHWAAGAGSVDAVRLLLDHDAPVDDEDSFGMNALLLSAWFGHLHVLQILVNAGAKINRVNRNGRNLLHCAAQRGHIQVMEFIMEDLEDMCVDETDKMDRTAFHLAAEHGQLEVVEFLIRLGCSHSAKDKEENTALHLAAKNGHLSVLEKIIDVGVDLDEKNSEGLTALHLAAEGGHSHCVKLLVEVGADVNAQTQKKMNCLHYAALHGYEEIARILMDAGIHTDALNHQNASAMHIAVLQNFPAMVKLFISAECDLDIPDNRQQTSLHIAAEHGRQDIAEMILIAGVNLKLTDKQGKTSLDVAARGNHIILVDMIIKADRFYKWEKDNLNRDSGSWVAKHLTFKQDHRLETQHIRSVMWRLATKYLKPGEWKKLAHYWKFTDDHIRAIEQQWTGTKSYREHGHRMLLIWLHGVITAGENPIKGLYEGLVGIGKRDLAESIRKKANADSTSPQKCTAM, from the exons GCAGAGCGGACTGCCCTGCACTGGGCTGCGGGAGCCGGGAGCGTGGATGCTGTGCGGCTGCTCCTGGATCACGACGCCCCTGTGGATGACGAGGACAGT TTTGGAATGAATGCTCTTCTCCTGTCTGCGTGGTTTGGCCACCTCCATGTCCTGCAGATCCTTGTCAATGCTGGGGCCAAGATTAACCGTGTCAATAGG AATGGCAGGAACCTGCTTCACTGTGCAGCTCAGAGGGGACACATCCAGGTCATGGAGTTCATCATGGAGGACTTGGAGGACATGTGTGTGGATGAGACAGACAAG ATGGACAGGACAGCATTTCACCTGGCCGCAGAGCACGGACAGCTGGAGGTGGTGGAGTTCCTCATTCGACTGGGCTGTTCTCACAGTGCCAAAGACAAG gaagaaaatacagcattgCATTTAGCTGCTAAAAATGGACACCTCTCTGTGCTAGAGAAGATTATAGATGTCGGAGTGGACCTTGATGAAAAAAACTCA GAAGGACTCACGGCTCTGCACCTGGCTGCTgaggggggacacagccacTGTGTGAAGCTGCTTGTGGAAGTGGGTGCTGATGTCAATGCCCAAACCCAG AAAAAGATGAACTGCCTTCATTATGCAGCACTGCATGGCTATGAGGAGATAGCCAGGATCCTCATGGATGCAGGAATCCACACAGATGCTCTCAATCAT CAAAATGCATCAGCAATGCACATTGCAGTCCTGCAGAACTTCCCAGCCATGGTGAAGCTCTTCATCAGTGCAGAGTGTGACCTTGACATTCCAGATAAT aggcagcagaccTCACTCCACATCGCTGCAGAGCACGGCAGGCAGGACATTGCTGAGATGATTCTCATTGCAGGAGTTAATCTGAAGCTGACAGACAAG CAAGGGAAAACATCTCTGGATGTTGCTGCCCGAGGCAATCACATCATCTTGGTGGACATGATTATCAAAGCTGATCGATTTTACAAATGGGAGAAG gacaaCCTGAACAGGGACTCCGGCTCATGGGTGGCAAAGCACTTGACCTTTAAGCAGGATCACAGGCTGGAAACACAGCACATCCGCTCAGTCATGTGGAGATTAGCCACTAAGTACCTCAAACCCGGGGAATGGAAGAAGCTGGCACATTACTGGAAATTCACGGATGACCACATCAGGGCCATTGAGCAACAATGGACAG GCACTAAAAGCTACAGGGAACACGGGCACAGAATGTTGCTGATCTGGCTCCATGGTGTGATCACTGCAGGAGAAAATCCAATCAAGGGACTCTACGAAGGCCTGGTGGGGATTGGGAAAAGAGATTTAGCAG AAAGCatcaggaaaaaagcaaatgcagacTCCACGTCTCCACAGAAATGCACAGCAATGTAA
- the ANKDD1A gene encoding ankyrin repeat and death domain-containing protein 1A isoform X3, translating into MNALLLSAWFGHLHVLQILVNAGAKINRVNRNGRNLLHCAAQRGHIQVMEFIMEDLEDMCVDETDKMDRTAFHLAAEHGQLEVVEFLIRLGCSHSAKDKEENTALHLAAKNGHLSVLEKIIDVGVDLDEKNSEGLTALHLAAEGGHSHCVKLLVEVGADVNAQTQKKMNCLHYAALHGYEEIARILMDAGIHTDALNHQNASAMHIAVLQNFPAMVKLFISAECDLDIPDNRQQTSLHIAAEHGRQDIAEMILIAGVNLKLTDKQGKTSLDVAARGNHIILVDMIIKADRFYKWEKDNLNRDSGSWVAKHLTFKQDHRLETQHIRSVMWRLATKYLKPGEWKKLAHYWKFTDDHIRAIEQQWTGTKSYREHGHRMLLIWLHGVITAGENPIKGLYEGLVGIGKRDLAESIRKKANADSTSPQKCTAM; encoded by the exons ATGAATGCTCTTCTCCTGTCTGCGTGGTTTGGCCACCTCCATGTCCTGCAGATCCTTGTCAATGCTGGGGCCAAGATTAACCGTGTCAATAGG AATGGCAGGAACCTGCTTCACTGTGCAGCTCAGAGGGGACACATCCAGGTCATGGAGTTCATCATGGAGGACTTGGAGGACATGTGTGTGGATGAGACAGACAAG ATGGACAGGACAGCATTTCACCTGGCCGCAGAGCACGGACAGCTGGAGGTGGTGGAGTTCCTCATTCGACTGGGCTGTTCTCACAGTGCCAAAGACAAG gaagaaaatacagcattgCATTTAGCTGCTAAAAATGGACACCTCTCTGTGCTAGAGAAGATTATAGATGTCGGAGTGGACCTTGATGAAAAAAACTCA GAAGGACTCACGGCTCTGCACCTGGCTGCTgaggggggacacagccacTGTGTGAAGCTGCTTGTGGAAGTGGGTGCTGATGTCAATGCCCAAACCCAG AAAAAGATGAACTGCCTTCATTATGCAGCACTGCATGGCTATGAGGAGATAGCCAGGATCCTCATGGATGCAGGAATCCACACAGATGCTCTCAATCAT CAAAATGCATCAGCAATGCACATTGCAGTCCTGCAGAACTTCCCAGCCATGGTGAAGCTCTTCATCAGTGCAGAGTGTGACCTTGACATTCCAGATAAT aggcagcagaccTCACTCCACATCGCTGCAGAGCACGGCAGGCAGGACATTGCTGAGATGATTCTCATTGCAGGAGTTAATCTGAAGCTGACAGACAAG CAAGGGAAAACATCTCTGGATGTTGCTGCCCGAGGCAATCACATCATCTTGGTGGACATGATTATCAAAGCTGATCGATTTTACAAATGGGAGAAG gacaaCCTGAACAGGGACTCCGGCTCATGGGTGGCAAAGCACTTGACCTTTAAGCAGGATCACAGGCTGGAAACACAGCACATCCGCTCAGTCATGTGGAGATTAGCCACTAAGTACCTCAAACCCGGGGAATGGAAGAAGCTGGCACATTACTGGAAATTCACGGATGACCACATCAGGGCCATTGAGCAACAATGGACAG GCACTAAAAGCTACAGGGAACACGGGCACAGAATGTTGCTGATCTGGCTCCATGGTGTGATCACTGCAGGAGAAAATCCAATCAAGGGACTCTACGAAGGCCTGGTGGGGATTGGGAAAAGAGATTTAGCAG AAAGCatcaggaaaaaagcaaatgcagacTCCACGTCTCCACAGAAATGCACAGCAATGTAA